The following proteins come from a genomic window of Lates calcarifer isolate ASB-BC8 unplaced genomic scaffold, TLL_Latcal_v3 _unitig_1239_quiver_1097, whole genome shotgun sequence:
- the LOC108887515 gene encoding ATP-binding cassette sub-family C member 4 gives MRRGTRRDSAPAAVTERRSRNSNAPYKKGQRRLQPLRRPRFFVANKPVRRAGSVPDCSLDSIEEAEPVQTVVEESRAEGTIGVSLYVKFLRAGASIFTLLVVLLVNLLAQVAYIMQDWWLAYWADEQEKLGDYNSTIIHNGQNITKELDTAFYLGVYGGLTAAVIVFGFMRNLLLFNVLVRCAQALHNCMFNSILRTPVRFFDINPIGRVLNRFSKDIGQLDSNLPWTFVDFIQVRTDVRALTQQLIQFTQSITHPS, from the exons ATGCG gag GGGGACGAGACGGGACTCGGCTCCTGCCGCCGTCACGGAGAG GAGGTCTCGTAACAGCAACGCCCCGTACAAGAAGGGCCAGCGTCGTCTCCAACCGCTGAGAAGACCGAGGTTCTTCGTAGCGAATAAGCCGGTCAGGCGGGCCGGCTCCGTCCCGGACTGCTCTTTGGACTCCATCGAGGAG GCAGAGCCGGTGCAGACGGTGGTAGAGGAGAGTCGAGCTGAGGGAACCATCGGAGTGAGTCTGTACGTCAAATTTCTAAGAGCTGGAGCAAGCATCTTTACTCTGCTTGTTGTCTTACTGGTCAACCTCCTGGCTCAG GTAGCATACATCATGCAGGACTGGTGGCTAGCTTACTG GGCTGATGAGCAAGAGAAGCTCGGTGATTATAACAGCACTATCATCCACAACGGACAGAACATCACCAAAGAGCTGGACACAGCTTTCTACCTGGGCGTTTATGGGG GTTTGACAGCAGCCGTCATCGTTTTTGGCTTCATGAGGAATCTGCTCCTGTTCAATGTGCTGGTGAGGTGCGCACAGGCTCTGCACAACTGCATGTTCAACTCCATCCTCAGAACACCTGTGCGCTTCTTTGACATCAACCCCATCG GAAGAGTTCTCAACAGGTTCTCTAAGGACATCGGTCAGCTGGATTCTAACTTACCGTGGACCTTTGTGGACTTCATCCAGGTGAGGACAGATGTCAGAGCACTGACGCAGCAGCTCATTCAATTCACACAATCAATCACACACCCATCCTGA
- the LOC108887516 gene encoding ATP-binding cassette subfamily C member 4 (The sequence of the model RefSeq protein was modified relative to this genomic sequence to represent the inferred CDS: added 47 bases not found in genome assembly): MMTSVERVVEYTELENEAPWETQKRPPSDWPSRGMVTFNGVNFSYSRDAPLVLRDINATFQPNEKVGIVGRTGAGKSSLVSALFRLAEPQGKIYIDGVLTSEIGLHDLRQKMSIIPQDPVLFTDTVRKNLDPFNQHTDDNLWKALEEVQLKSVVEELPGKLETVLAESGSNFSVGQRQLVCLARAILRKNRILIIDEATANVDPRTDELIQKTIRDKFRECTVLTIAHRLNTIIDSDRILVLDSGAIQELDRPITLLQNKEGAFYNMVQQMGPAEAAALLESATHVHSPDKKAHF, from the exons TGAAGCACCCTGGGAAACCCAGAAGCGTCCTCCCTCTGATTGGCCGAGCCGTGGAATGGTGACCTTCAACGGTGTAAACTTCTCCTACAGCAGAGATGCACCACTGGTCCTCAGAGACATCAACGCCACCTTCCAACCCAATGAGAAG GTTGGTATTGTGGGGAGAACAGGTGCTGGGAAAAGCTCCCTGGTCTCAGCTCTGTTCCGCCTGGCAGAGCCTCAGGGAAAGATCTACATCGATGGTGTTCTGACCTCAGAGATCGGCCTCCATGACCTGCGCCAGAAGATGTCCATCATCCCTCAG GACCCTGTTCTGTTCACTGATACTGTGAGGAAAAACCTGGACCCTTTCAACCAGCACACTGATGACAACTTGTGGAAGGCTCTGGAGGAG GTGCAGCTGAAGTCTGTGGTGGAGGAGCTGCCTGGTAAGTTGGAGACAGTTCTGGCTGAGTCAGGCTCTAACTTCAGCGTGGGTCAGAGACAGTTGGTGTGTCTGGCCAGAGCCATCCTGAGGAAGAACCGCATCCTCATCATCGACGAGGCCACGGCCAACGTGGACCCCAG gacagATGAGCTGATCCAGAAAACCATACGAGACAAGTTCAGAGAATGTACCGTCCTCACCATCGCTCATCGTCTCAACACCATCATAGACAGTGACCGCATACTG GTTCTGGACAGTGGTGCCATCCAGGAGTTAGACCGTCCCATCACCCTGCTGCAAAACAAAGAGGGGGCTTTCTACAACATGGTGCAACAAATGGGCCCGGCCGAGGCAGCGGCCCTGCTGGAGTCAGCCACACATGTTCACAGTCCTGacaaaaaagcacatttttga